The nucleotide window GCCCTCGCCCCCCAGAGCCTGGTAGAACGCACCCAGCACGCGGCGGTGGTTGATCTTAATGGTGTGCTCCGTGAGGCCCAGCGTGTTCAGCACTTCCGACATCATCAGCACGATTTCGGCCTCGCAGAGCAGCGAGTCGGTGCCTACCACGTCGGCGTCGCACTGGTAAAATTCGCGGTAGCGGCCGCGCTGGGGACGGTCGGCGCGCCACACGGGCTGAATCTGGTAGCGCTTGAAGGGAAAGGTGAGCGTGCCCCGGTTCATCACCACGTAGCGGGCGAAGGGCACGGTGAGGTCGTAGCGCAGGCCTTTTTCGGCAATTTTGGGCAGCACTTTCTTGGAGCCAGCCTCCAGGTCTTCGGGCGTTACGGCCGCGTTTTTCTTGTTCAGGAAGTCGCCCGAGTTCAGCACTTTAAACAGCAGCTGGTCGCCCTCGTCGCCGTACTTGCCGGTGAGCACCGACAGGTTTTCCATGGTAGGCGTTTCGAGCGGGGCGTAGCCAAACTTCTCGAATACGCGGCGAATTACGCCAAAAATGTAGTTGCGGCGGGCCACCACGGCCGGGCCAAAGTCGCGGGTGCCTTGCGGAATGCTGGGTTTCTGAACGCTCATCGGATGCCAAAATGTGGCCGCGAAGGTACTCACACTTCCCGGCACTCGGGCAAGGCCTTTGGCGGGCTGGTGGGAAACTACTGCGGCTTGCCCGTAGGGAGGAGCAGGCGGTGAGCATCGAGCAGGGAAGGCACTACCAACGGTGCTTCTTCGGCCGGCAGCTGGGCAAAACGCGCCGCAGCCGCCTCGGGCAAATGGCAGAGCACCAGCTGGCGCTGCTGGCAGCGGAGCGTGAAGTCGTAGGCCAGCAACAGATCCACGGCATCCTCCGGCAGTTCCGTCAGCAGGCTGCAGTCCACGCAGATCAGGCGCTTCTCGCTCCGGCTGGCCCGATGCAGGCCCCGGGCCAGCTTGTGCTGGTCGTTGGGGTCGAAGTCAGGCGCTATAATCAGCAGGTAGCTGTCCGGCAATTGCTCGCGTTGCACATCCATCATGCTGACTATAACGCAGGGTAACAGGGAAAAGTGACAGTGAGCAGTAGTACGGTATGAGGATTTATTCGGTTTGAATATTACTGAAAAATGACATAACGATTTGACAACCAAGATTAAAAATGTGTTATTGAGGTTGCTGATAATTGACAAAATTTTATTCGGTGGGTAAAGTATATAATAGAATTATGCAATTCTTAATAAATTTTGGCGGTCTTCGCACTTGGTTCTGAGTCTGCTCAGGACATGAAAACGCCTAAAACGCGCACCGCCCGACTGGCTGCCTCCGGGCGGAGAGCAGTTCGTCGGGCGGGGTTGTTCGGGTGCATAGCTACCACCAGAACCAAAGGCGAAAGAGGCGGAAAGTAAGCGGAAGTTTAGCCCTGCGGCTGAACAGTAGAGCAGGTTGGGGCCGTAACGGCGGCGGTGGTTTTGGCGGCTTTGCGGGCACCCAGGGGCTGGAGAAGCACATTGCCGACTGCAATGCGAGTTTGCACACCATTGACCAAGATGCGCGGCTGCTGCGGCTTAAAGCCCAGTACCGTAGTGGCCAGCTTGTATTTGCCGAAAGGCACCTTACCTACCTGGAACGAGCCGTCGGCGTTGGTGGCTACCGTGCGAATCACGGCGTTGTCGTCGGCCCGCAGGATGGCTACGGTAGCGCTGGGAATTGGCTCATTGGTTTCGCCGTCGCGCAGCGTGCCGGTGATGGTGCCGTTGTAGAAAGTGCTGGCGGAAAGCTGAAGGCCAGCCAGAACGAAGGTGAAACCCAGAAGGATGCGGTTGATGGCGAAAGTTTTCATAGCTCAGAAAGACAAAGAAGGAGGAGGCGGATTGGGCGAAGGAAGCTGCTGCGGTAGCCGCGGTTCTGCAGCAGAAGCTTCCGAAGGCCCGGAAAAAGAGAAAAAGCAAGTCGGCAGCAGGAAAAGAAGTGGTGCCGAACAAAGACCGGAGGCCGGTTACCCAACGCTGGCGAACAGGACTTTCGCGGGGCTGAGTTGGAAGAACAAATCAAAGGTAATACTTACTACTATGCTTTGCAAGGTACCTTCGATAATTATTTTTTAGTTCTGTTTTTTCAGGCTGGCCAGGAGCGAAGAGCAACTGGCCGGCAAGAGTGAATGAAGCGGGAAAGGGCGCGGAAAACGAAGCGGGAAGCGGGTAAGTGCCTGCGTAGAAAAGCTTTGTTACTCCATTAGATGGGACTTCTTGAATGAGGGTTGCCTGCGGCAGCGTAATTTTTTACAACTTCTTCTGGCCTTGGTAAAAACGAGCAAAACCAGCCGGTTGAGGTAATCCTCGAAAGAATGGCACAAAGGTACAGGGTGCTTGGGGCGGCGTCAACCGCACGATGATGTGAGCAGGCCGGCTCTGGCCATAACATTATCAGGCGGCTTGCTGGTTAGCCCTAACGACATACTGCCGGCCTCCAAAGGAAACCGGCAGTATAACAGCACTAGAAGAAAGAGGGCAACGGAAACACAGCACTCGTATTCGTTGGCCTGGCTGGCGGGCGTGCTTAGCCCCCAAACCCGCCACCGCCTCCCTGCGGCTGGCTTTCAATTTTCTTGGGCGGCTTGGTGGCCCCGATGTACCAGGTGAAGCCCAGCCAGCCCACGCGGGTTTCGTTTTTGTAGCGGTTGCGCACCGTCAGCTCGTCGGTGTTGATTTCGGAGCGGCTCACCTGCGTATCGAAGAGGTCGGAAACCCGCAAGGTGAGGGCGGCGCGGTCCTGGAACAGGCGCTGGCGCAAAGCCAGGTCGAGGCCGCCGTAGGAAAGCTGCCGGCCCTGGGCCGTGAGCGTGGCCGAGCGCCACGAGCCAGTCAGCTGCACATCGAGCGTGGGCCGGGGCGTGAAGTTGCTGCTCAGGCGCACGTTGCCGGCCACCGTGCGGCGGTTGATGCCATTGGAGCCATTGGATGCTACCTCGTTGCGGTACAAAGAGCCCGAGGCCGCTACGCGCCACCACTTCGTGAGCGACTGGTTCCAGGTGGCTTCGGCGCCCAGGTTGGCGGTGTTGCCGAAGTTGCGGTAGGTTTCAGCCGTTACGATGCCAGCCTGATTGAGGCGCGTGGCCATGGTGTCGATTTCGCGCACCCGCTGCACCACGTCCTGCGAAAAGCGTCCGAACAGCGTAGCGGTGATGGAAGCGCCGCCGCTCAGGTTCAGCTGGTGGCCCAGCTCCAGGTTGTGGCTGAACTCGGCCCGCAGCGCCGGGTTGCCCTGGCGGTAGTTGCGGGCGTCCTGGTAGAGTTGGAAGGGCAGTTGCTCCATAAAGTTGGGCCGGTCGATGCGGCGGGCGTAGCTGAGCTGCAGGCGCTGCTGGCCGGGTTCCTTACCTAGCTCCTTGGCCAGCGTAGCCGACGGAAACAAGCTCAGGTAATCGAGTCCTACGCGGCCGGTGCCGCCTTTCACGGTGCCGCTCAGGTTGGTGTATTCGGTGCGCAGGCCGCTTTGCAGGTTGTAGCCGTGGCCCAGGGTGCGCTGGTACGTCACGTAGGCGGCGGGCAGCACTTCCTGAATGTTGTACTCCACGGAGCGGGCTGCGTCGCGCTCAAACTCGGTGGGCCGGTCAGTGGGCGCCGTAAACAGGGCCGCGGTGCCGTGGTTGTCGGTGGTCTGTATTTTCAGGCCGGTTTCCAGCTTGCCGTTGGCCAGTGGGTGCGTGTAGTCCAGCGTGCCGTACAGGATGCGCGCATCAACGGCAAACTCCTGGCGCTGGGTGGGCGCGTTGCTCAGCTGCTGAGTGAAGGGCACCTCACCCGTGATGGAAACGAAGCCGGCGTTGGCGGTTAGCTCGCGGCCTTTCTGCTTGGCCCAGGTGCGGCGGTAAGAAGCATCGGTGTTCCACACGCGCACATCCACATCTACGCGCTGCTGGCCCAGTTGATCGGGCTTGCTCTCCCCGTCAATTTTGGTAGTCAGTGTTTGGCGGTTGAAGCCCTTTTCGCCTTCCTTCGACGGCGACACGCTGAAACTCAGGCTTTGCTCGTCGCTCAGCTCGTAGTCCACGCCCAGGTTCAGGGAGTGGTTGATGCGCCGCTCGGTGCCGTTGCCTTCCTGGGTGGTTTCGATGAGGGTGCCATCTTCGAGGCGGGCGGTTTGGGCTCCCCGGGAGTTGTCGGAGAAGCGCTGGTCGCGGCCGTTGTAGCCGAAGTTCCAGGTGGCTTTGCCCCGGCGGCGGCTCAGGTTCAGGGTGGGGGCGTACTTGTTGCCGTTGCCCGCTACCAGTCCGATCTGGCCGTTGGTGCCTTCCTTCTTATCCTTCTTGGTGATGATGTTGATGACGCCGGCGCCCGAGGCGTCGTATTTGGCCGAGGGGTTCGTCATTATCTCCACCTGCGAAATGCGTGAGGCAGGGAGCTGGTCGAGGCGGGGTCCCGAGCCGGCGCCGCCGTTGCTGGTGCCGGCAGGCTTGCCGTCAATGAGAATAGTAAGGTTGGAGGAGCCGCGCAAGCTCACAGTGCCATTGGCGTCTACCGCTACCGAGGGCACATTCTGCAGCACGTTCACGGCCGTGCCGCCCACGCTGCTTAGGTCTTTCTCTACGTTGATGACGCGCTTGCCCAGGTCGTTCTGCACGGTTTCCTTCTGGCCCGTCACCGTCACGCCTTTCAGTTGCGTGGTGATGGGGGCAAGCGAAAAAGAGCCCAGCCGTGCATCCGGGGCCGTGGTGGTAAGCGTTACCGTGCGGCGCACCGGCTGGTAGCCGATAACCGAGGTTTTCACCAGGTACTTGCCCATGCCCAGCGAGGCCAGCGTGAAGGTGCCGTTTTCGCCGGTTTCGGCGCCCGCCACAAAGGTGGAATCCTGGGCGCGCAGCACGACTACGTTGGCAAACGGTACGGGCTGCTTGTTGCTTTGGTCGAGCAGGGTGCCGCTGACGGAGCCCGTGGGTTGCTGCTGGGCGGCGGCGGCCAGCGGAAAGAACATAGTGAGGAGGCCCAGGCCCCGCAGGGTCCGGTAGAGAGGTAGCTGAGTTTTCATCGGAAAAAGGGAGGTTGGAAGGGCGAAGAAGGCAAAGGGAGGCCGCCCCAACGGCCGCGGCTCCGTTGGAAAGGGTGTTTGCCCGGAATGTAGACACGAGTAGCAGGGGCACTACCTGCTTAGAGCAGGAGCGCCGGAAAGCCAGTTCCCAAGGGGCGCCGCCGGAACCAGAGGTTTCCGGGAGGGCGCCGCGCTACCTGGCCCGATTGGCGCAGGGTAGGAGGGGCAGCCGGGGCGGGAAGTAAAAGCAGCGCCGCCGGGGTATTTGCGAATCAATAAGCCAAAGGTAACAGAAGGTACTATGCAACGCAAGGTACTTGTTGAAAATATTTTTTGGCTACTCGATTTTGCTCTGCTGTCTTTGGCAAGCACCTGGTAAAACCGGGTGCTGCTGCGCGCCCATCTTAACCTTATAAAGAGCCAGATGGACAAGCCCACAGAGCCGTTGCCTGACCAAGGAAAAAAGCCGCCGCACGCCGGCCAATGGCGGTGTCCGGTACCCTAAAAAGGCCTGCGCAATTCCGAACACCCTGTCCGTAATCGGACAGTTTTTTACTGCCGATAGCAAGGTATTAGGTAGATAAATAATTGAAAGATTGGTTTTTATAAAACTGGCACTTCGCTTGGCTAGGGTAGGGCATAACCTCTACACGACCGAACGAAAATGGACAGAGCTATTTCCTCCGCTATTCAAAACCGCCGCGTCCGCCAGCGCTGGCTGCTGGTGCTGGCTGGCGTGCTGGTAGTAGCCGCCGCGTTGTGGGGCTTCCGCAGCGTGCTGCGCCCCAGCATCAACCAGGCTGATCTGCTCACCACTACCGTCGAAACCGGCGACGTGGAAGCCACCATTACGGCGGCCGGGCTGGTTATTCCGGCTCGGGAGGCCGTTGTCACCAGCCCTATTCAGTCGACCATCCGGCGGGTGCTGCTCACGGCCGGCGACGAGGTGAAGCCCGGCCAGCCCATTGTGGAGCTCGATAAGGAAATGACGTCTTCCAGCCTGGCTAAGCTCCAGGACGAGCAACTCCAGAACCAGAATAAGAGCACTGTGCTGCAACTTTCCCTGGAGCGCAGCCTCAACGACCTGGAAGCCCAGGAGCAGGTGCAGCAGGAGAAAGTGCGCAGCCTGCAGTCGGCCCTGCGCGACGAGCAGCACCTGCTGAGCATTGGCTCGGGTACTCAGGAAAACGTGCGCCAGGCCGAGCTCAACCTGAAAATTGCCCAGCTGGAGCTGCAGAAGGTGCGTCGCCAGATAGCCAACCAGCGCCGCTCCAACCAGGCCGATGAGCGGGGTCTGGGCTATACTCGCCAGATTCAGGCCCGCAGCATTGCCGAGCTGGCCCGCGAGCTGCAGCAGGCCACCATCAGCGCCGACCAGGCCGGGGTGCTTACGTGGGTGAGCGAGGACGTGGGTGGGGCCGTGAGCAAGGGCCAAGTGCTGGCCCGCGTGGCCGACCTGAGCTCCTACCGGGTGCGCGCCACCGTGGCCGACACCTACGCCGACTCCCTGCACGTGGGCGACGCCGTGCGTGTGCGCCTTGGCGGCACTGATTTAGCCGGCACTATTGCCTCCATCAGCCCGGCCGTGGAGAAGGGCGTGGTCACGTTCTACGCCCGCCTGCGCGAAAACCACCACCCCGTGCTGCGCGCCAACCAGCGGGCCGAAGTGTACGTGGTGACGCGGGCTCACCCCCGGGTAACGCGCGTGAAAAACGGGCCCTTCTACCAGGGTGGCCGCGAGCAGTCGGTGTTTGTGCTGCAGGATGGCCGCGCCGTGCGCCGCACCGTGCGCTTCGGCGACGCCAACTTCGACTATGTGCAGGTAGTGCAGGGCCTGCGCCCCGGCGAGGAGCTCATCCTCACCAATATGAAGGACTACGAGCAAGTAAACGAGCTGTCCGTTTCGGCCAACTAGCAGCGGGCAACTGACAACTGGCAACTGATTTTTCCGCCGCTTCTGCTTTTCTGAGTTATGAAAACCTCTGCTTTTTACCTGGAAGTATTACGCCTCTGGAGTTTGCTGCTGGCCATTGTGAGCCTGCTGCTGGGCGCGGTCATCAGCGCCTCGGCTCAAGCCCCGACCCTCACGCTGCCCCAGGCTATTGAGCTTACTCTGGCGCAGTCGGCCGTGGCCAAGCAGGCCGTGACGGCCCGCGAAACCAGCTACTGGCAGTACCGCTCCTTCCGCGCTGACTATAAGCCCCAACTGGCTCTGGAAGGCGTACTGCCCGACTATAGCCGCTCCATTCTGGCCGTGACGCAGCCCGACGGCACGACTGATTTTCGGGCCGTGCGCATCAACACTTCTTACCTGGCTACCACGGCCACCCAAGCCATTGGCTTCACGGGCGGCAAAATCACGGTGGGCTCCACGCTCCAGCGCTTCGATAATCTTGAGGGCAAGCAGCGCCTTTACAACAGCAGCCCCGTAGCCCTGGGCTTCTTGCAGCCCATCGGGGCCTTCAACGCGCTGAGCTGGAACAAGCGCATCGAGCCGCTGCGCTACCAGGAATCGGGTCGCCAGTATGCCCAGGACCGCGAAACTATTGCCCAACGCGTGACGGAGCTCTACTTCGACGTGCTGCTGCAGCAGGTGAATGCCGACGTAGCCCGCCAGAACCGCCAGGCCAGCGCCGACATGCTGCGCATGGGCCGGGAGCGGTATAAGCTAGGCCGCCTTTCCGAAAACGACCTGCTCTTGCTGGAGTTGAACCTGCTCGGCGCCGAGCAGGCCGAGCTTCAGGCCGGGGTAGAATCCCGCCAGGCGGCCGTGCAGCTCACGAGCTACGCCGGCCTCACGCTGGACCCCGCCGTTCCCCTGGTCGTGCCAGCTTTGCTACCCGCCCTGCAGGTTTCGGCCGACGATGCCCTGGCCCAGGCCCGCCGCTACCGCCGCGAAACGCTGCTGTTTCAGCGGCGCCTGCTCGAAGCCGACCGCGGCGTGGCCCAGGCCAAAGGCACCACCGGCTTTCAGGCCAGCCTTTCGGCCGGTTTCGGGCTGGCCAGCAGTGCCGACCAGCTGGGCCGTAGCTACGTGAACCCCAACGACCAGCAGCAGGTGCGCCTGGGCTTCTCCATGCCGATTGTGGATTGGGGCAAGACGCGCGCCGCCGTGAAAACCGCCGAGCTCAGCCGCCAGCAGGTGCAGCAGCAAGTGCAGCAGGAGCAGCTCACCTTCGAGCAGACCGTGCGCGCCCAGGCCACCCAGCTCGGGGCGCTAAACCAGCAGCTTGCCCTGGCTTCCCGCGCCGATTCCCTGGCCCAGCGCCGTTACGCCATCAGCCGGGCCACCTACCAGGTGGGCCGCATTTCCCTCACCGACCTCAACATTGCCCAGAGCGAAAAGGACCGCGCCAAGCGCGCCTACATTGCCGCGCTACGGGCCTGTTGGGTAGCCTACTACCAGCTGCGTACCCTCACCCTCTACGACTTTGAGCACCAGCAGCCGCTGGTGGTGGAAGGGTAGGAGGGAATGTTATTGCATCTGCTCAATATGGGATTTGCTTATCAGATACTGCTCCCGGGTACAGACACTTATACTTTGATTGCCTTCACGACCCCGGTAAAGTATAACGCAATAGTCGGTATCCTTGTAGAAACGAAAATAGCCTTTGGTCAAAGTAGTGTGAAAGTCGCCATCAGCGGTAAGGTGGGCAGCAGAGAGTTGCTGGAGCAGTGCTCTAAAACACTGTCTGGCGGGGTTAACACTGTATTCCACACGGTTAGTGGTCATACTCTCACCACTAAAATGAGTGAGAAACTGCCCGCTATTCCCGTTAGTGTTATCCAGCCAACGGATTTTGCTTCCTCCAACGTCGCCATAAGTAAAGCCGCGCTGCATCATAAACGCATCTTCTGCCCCAAGCTGCCGGCCTAACAGACTACGCATATCCTGCAACGATAAACATTGGGCCTGTCCTTCTAGCCCTGCACAAATCAACCATAGCATAAGTAAGAATCTGTACATCGGTTGGAGTGGTAGTGGATTGGATAGCCTGTAAAACACGGTAGTTGGCGCAAAGCCGGGCGGTAGTCCGGCTTTGTGCTTTTTTTCAGTTCTGCAAAATGTGGACATCAATATGTTCTTTCCCGACTTATTTCCGAACACCTTGTCCGTTTTTGGACAGATTATTTACAGAGTAATATAATGATTTACAAGGTAAAGTTCTTTAAATCAATTGTTTATTAAAATGGCACGCGGCTTGGCTACTTACCAGGCAGGAAGGGCTCCGATAGTGCAAAACCGGACACTTCTTCCGCCCATAGCAAGCAACTCCCTTCCTTCTCTCTCCCTAAACAAACCAGCCAGCCCCATGACCACGATGACTGCCCAACCAAACCACCTGACGGCTGCCCAGGCCACGGCTACCGCCCCGGCGCCTGCTCAGCCTATCATCCAGCTCACCGACATTGAAAAGGTGTACCAGACCAGCACCGTGGAAACGCTGGCGCTGAACCGCGTGAACCTGACCATCAACCAGGGCGAGTTTGTGAGCATCATGGGCCCCTCGGGCTGCGGCAAATCCACGCTGCTCAGCATCATGGGGCTGCTCGACGAGCCCACGCACGGTACCGTTACGCTGTCGGGCCGGGCCGTGACGTCGTACTCCGACCGAGAGCTGGCCGACCTGCGCAACCAGCGCCTAGGCTTCGTGTTCCAGAGCTACCACCTCATCAACGACCTCTCGGTGCTCGACAACGTGGAGCTGCCGCTGCTTTACCGCAAGGGGGTGTCGGGCAAGGAGCGGCGGCAGCGCGCCCTGGCCGCCCTCGACAAAGTGGGCCTGAACGCCCGCACCAGCCACTTTCCCAGTCAGCTTTCGGGTGGGCAGCGCCAGCGCGTGGCCATTGCCCGCGCCCTGGTAGGCCAGCCCGACATCATCCTGGCCGACGAACCCACCGGTAACCTCGACTCGGTGATGGGGGAGGAGATTATGGACCTGCTGCTGACCCTGAACCGCCGCGACAACACCACCATCGTGATGGTCACCCACGACGAGCAGCAGGCCCTCAAAACCGAGCGCATCATCCGCTTCTTCGACGGCAGCCAGGTGAAGTAGCGTTTCTGGTTTCTAGTTGCTGGTTTCTGGTTGGCAGCGGAGACAAACAACCAGGAACAAGAAACTAGAAACCAGCAACTAGAAACTTTCCCTACCGAGCTATGAAAACGACTTCCACCGCCCTGCTTTCCGAAACCGCGCTGCTGGCCGACTGCTGCCGCGGCAACGCCCGCGCCCAGCGCCTGCTCTATGACCGGCTGGCGCCTAAAATGCTGGCTGCCTGCCGCCGCTACCTGCGTAACCCCGACGACGCCGAGGAAGCCATGATGACCGGCTTCGTGAAGGTGTTCCGGGGCCTGGGCAGCTTCCGCCACGAGGGCTCCTTCGAAGGCTGGGTGCGCCGCATTATGGTGCGCGAGTGCCTGAACGTGCTGGGCCGCCACGAGCCCCTGCTGCTGACCCTCGACGATTGCCCCAGTCTGGCGCCCGCCCTGCCCGCCGCAGCCGAAACCGACCTACAGGCGGCCGACCTGCTGGCTTTGGTGCAGGGGCTGCCCGTCGGCTACCGCACCGTGTTCAACCTGTTTGCGCTGGAAGGCTACAACCACCCCGAAATAGCCGCGCTGCTAGGCATTTCGGAGGGCACCAGCAAGTCGCAGCTGAGCAAGGCCCGCGCCCTGCTGCAGCGCCGCGTGGCGGCGCTTTTCCTTTCCTCCACTCCCGAAACCTGCCTTCGCTATGCTGCTTAGCTATCTGAAAATTGCCTGGAAGGTGCTGCTGCGCCGCAAGTTCTTCACCGCCATCAGCCTGTTTGGCATTTCCTTCACCCTCATGATTCTGCTCGTGCTGGTGGCCGTGGTCGACCACTTCAGCGGGGCCCACGCCCCCGAGAAGCGCCTCGACCAGATGGCCTTCGTGAATTCCCTGCGGGAGCGGTTCAAGGACGGCGGCTCCAACAACATGCCCGTGAGTGCCTACTTCATCGACAAGTACGTGCGCACCCTCAAAACGCCCGAGCTGGTGGCCCTCACCTCGATAACGAATGCCGCCACCTCCTTCGCCAACAACCAGACCCTGACGCTGGACGTGCGCTACACCGATGCCAACTTCTGGCGCCTGATGGACTTTGAGTTTCTGGATGGTCGTCCGTTTTCGGCCGCTGAAACCGACCAGCGCAGCCGCGTGTGCGTTATCAACCAGCACACGGCCCGCACTTACTTCGGCACCGAGAAAGGAGTAGCCGGCCGCACCCTCGAAATCGGGCCCTACACCTACCGCATTACCGGCGTAGTGCCCGATGTACCCGTGATGCGCCTCTACTCCAGCTCCGACGTGTGGGTGCCCTACACTCTGAGCAACGAGCTATTTGGTGACCAGCGCCTGGAAGGCGCGTTTATGGCCATTATGCTAGCTCCCTCTGCCAGTCAGGTGCCAGCCATGCGCCAGGAGTTTGAGCAGGTTGCCAGGCGCATTCCGCTGCCCGATCCGCAGCGCTTCGACAAGCTCTCCGTGCACGCCGACCCGGCCCTGGCCAGCGTAGTGCGCCAGCTGACGAGCAGCCAGGAAAAGGAATCCGATGGGATGGAGCTGTTTCTGAGCGTGTGTGGGGGGCTGGCGCTGCTGTTTATGCTGCTGCCTGCCCTGAACCTGGTGAACCTGAACGTGACGCGGATTTTGGAGCGCAGCAGCGAGATTGGGGTGCGTAAGGCCTTCGGTGCCTCGCGCCGGGTGCTGGTAGGCCAGTTCCTGGTCGAAAATATTGTGCTGGCCCTGCTGGGCGGCGTGCTGGGCCTGGGCCTGGCGTCCGTGGTGCTGTACATCCTCAACGAGTCGCAGTTTATTGCCTACTCCCACTTTGGATTGAGCTGGAGCGCCTTCGCGGCGGGGCTGGGCCTCACGCTGGTGTTTGGGCTGATGAGCGGGGTATACCCGGCCTGGAAAATGGCCCGCCTCAACCCCGTAACGGCGCTGCGTGGCAGCGGAGCCGGGCCGCGCTAGCCGCCCGGGTTTCTTCCTTACCTTCCTTTTCTTCCGGCCATGATTCGTCATTTATTTCGCCTGATCTGGAACCGCAAGCGCACCAACGTGCTGCTGCTGTCCGAAATCTTCTTCTCCTTCGTGGTGCTCTTCGGGGTGGCCACCATTTTCATCGGCTTCGGCCGCAACTACGTGCTGCCCCGGGGCTTTGCCCACGAGCAGGTATGGCGCTTGAACATTGCCGCCGGGCAGGGCGAGAAAATGCCCCACCCCCAGCTCGACGACGTGCTGCGCCAGGTGCGCGCTCTGCCCGGCGTGCAGGAGCTTACCCTTACCAGTCAGAACACGCCCTTCCGCTTTATCACCATGAACGGGGAGTTTGAGGCCGGTAAAAACAAGATGGACAACGTAGACCGCTACGATGCCGACGACCGGTATGCGGCCACTATGGGTCTGCAGCTGCTGGAAGGCCGCTGGTTCCAGCCCTCCGACGACGCTTCCACGCGTCGGCCGGCCGTCATCAGCCGCAACATGCGCGAAAAGCTGTTTGGCGACGCGCCGCGCGTGGTGGGCCAGGTAGTCCGGGAAAGCGCGGGACCCGGCACCGAGACCAGAACGGAGTTTCAGGTAGTGGGCGTAACGGAAAACGTGCGTCCTCATAGCGACTTCGACGGTGAGGCTCCTTCGATGTGGATGCGCCTGCAGCCTCACGATACCACCCGGTGGGAAGGCGCCACCGTGCTGGTGCGCGTGGCCCCCGGCCAGGGTGCCGAGCTGCAGCAGAAGATGGTGCACACCATAGCCGGCGTCACCCGCAAGTGGAGCACCCAGGTATACGCCCTGGAAACCGACCGCCTCGACAAGCTCAAAATCACCGTGGCACCGCTGGCCGCCCTGGCCGTG belongs to Hymenobacter sp. J193 and includes:
- a CDS encoding FtsX-like permease family protein encodes the protein MIRHLFRLIWNRKRTNVLLLSEIFFSFVVLFGVATIFIGFGRNYVLPRGFAHEQVWRLNIAAGQGEKMPHPQLDDVLRQVRALPGVQELTLTSQNTPFRFITMNGEFEAGKNKMDNVDRYDADDRYAATMGLQLLEGRWFQPSDDASTRRPAVISRNMREKLFGDAPRVVGQVVRESAGPGTETRTEFQVVGVTENVRPHSDFDGEAPSMWMRLQPHDTTRWEGATVLVRVAPGQGAELQQKMVHTIAGVTRKWSTQVYALETDRLDKLKITVAPLAALAVVGLFLIVNVALGLFGVLWYNINQRRAEIGLRRALGASGPGISAQFLGEMLVLTTLGVTLGLLLAAQFPLLDAFDVPSNVYVLGMLAATGLIFLLTALCAWQPSRLAARIQPAVALREE